The following are encoded together in the Thermomonas brevis genome:
- a CDS encoding DUF2939 domain-containing protein has translation MSKNVVSKRRKWALAVLIALLLAVLAYVVAGPYLAINGIRNLVAAGEYGELWRFVDFDKLRENVRPQIQERIARGIMGRVGPSETARTVGDVTALIAQPAIDAMVSPAGIATLLQGSALAHRVAGKVDADGEARAVDPLKDAKTGYVSPSLFTATVRNAEGRPVVFEFRRDGLSWKLAGLRLPE, from the coding sequence GTGTCGAAGAACGTCGTGTCGAAGAGACGCAAGTGGGCGCTGGCCGTCCTGATCGCGCTGCTGCTGGCGGTGCTGGCCTACGTCGTCGCCGGCCCGTACCTGGCGATCAACGGCATCCGCAATCTGGTCGCGGCCGGGGAGTACGGCGAGCTGTGGCGGTTCGTGGACTTCGACAAGCTGCGGGAGAACGTGCGCCCGCAGATCCAGGAGCGCATCGCCCGCGGCATCATGGGGCGCGTCGGTCCCAGCGAAACCGCGCGCACCGTCGGCGACGTCACCGCGCTGATCGCGCAGCCGGCCATCGACGCGATGGTCTCGCCCGCCGGCATCGCCACCCTGCTGCAGGGCAGCGCGCTGGCGCACCGCGTCGCCGGCAAGGTCGACGCGGACGGCGAGGCCCGCGCCGTCGATCCGCTCAAGGACGCGAAGACCGGCTACGTTTCGCCCTCGCTGTTCACCGCCACCGTGCGGAACGCGGAAGGCCGGCCGGTGGTGTTCGAGTTCCGTCGCGACGGCCTGAGCTGGAAGCTGGCCGGGCTGCGTCTGCCGGAATAA